Proteins encoded in a region of the Clostridia bacterium genome:
- the cas6 gene encoding CRISPR-associated endoribonuclease Cas6, whose translation MEFVSNPLFLPIQYNHFLQGMIYEHISDRALRRFLHEHGFSLEKRHFKLFTFSRLEGPFNLHPAEGVIEILSPFRLVLSSIVDEIVRDFCETITKKDSFNLVGQTVYVKGIEVVPTPEFNANQPVRIRMLSPVVMYSTTFRPTPEGPKRYTLYHSPWDEGYSELLYNNLAKKHMVCYGRRPASREFLLVPLYPRDDRQQKVMRFKGTVIKGWMGTYQLQGDPALLRLAYETGLGSKNSLGFGCFEVENETLAPKARRD comes from the coding sequence TTGGAATTCGTCAGCAACCCGCTGTTTCTTCCCATCCAGTACAATCACTTTTTGCAGGGCATGATTTATGAGCATATTTCAGATAGGGCTTTGCGCCGTTTCCTTCACGAGCACGGCTTTTCGTTGGAGAAACGCCACTTTAAGCTCTTTACCTTCTCGCGCCTGGAAGGCCCATTTAACCTTCACCCCGCCGAAGGGGTGATTGAGATCCTATCCCCGTTTCGCTTAGTTTTGTCTTCCATTGTCGATGAGATAGTCAGGGACTTTTGCGAAACTATCACCAAAAAGGACAGTTTCAATTTAGTGGGGCAAACCGTCTATGTAAAGGGCATTGAAGTAGTCCCTACCCCGGAGTTTAATGCCAACCAGCCGGTGCGGATCAGGATGCTTTCCCCGGTAGTCATGTACAGCACTACCTTCCGGCCTACGCCGGAGGGCCCCAAGCGCTATACCCTTTACCATAGTCCTTGGGATGAAGGCTATTCAGAGCTCTTATATAACAACCTGGCCAAGAAGCACATGGTCTGTTATGGCCGCCGGCCGGCAAGCCGAGAATTTCTTCTTGTCCCATTATATCCTAGGGACGATCGGCAACAGAAAGTGATGCGGTTTAAAGGTACGGTCATTAAGGGCTGGATGGGTACCTATCAGCTCCAGGGGGATCCTGCCCTCTTGCGCTTGGCTTACGAAACCGGGTTGGGGTCGAAGAATTCCTTGGGCTTTGGCTGTTTCGAGGTAGAAAACGAGACATTAGCGCCAAAGGCGAGACGAGATTAG
- a CDS encoding TIGR02556 family CRISPR-associated protein: MLEAMRDLGSIAASGKGADFVTALTQPLAVEKEGKKQYVMILDLDLSAGRVSLVPEEISDSTADKYLWVGNADGSSSPQWYPTTDNLNFLVSQTVPNLLRKFDATGTLIERVAQELLHRFFYDLGPQSGAQNRYRWVLHLGKVLDPSLLCSKDKGYQEWQQAGGDPDRFMALLYRSVDKNAKKMVDKVKTILEAVVERATGISAKKEIRLWVLAVNGTPLASYEDYAPVVAQDKVEAFYQDQSESRDDLLCSACGRRARVTANTTRLKFKYYITDKVGFSSDLSGKFFRNFTLCAQCYKALLAAESYTAKKLGTRLAGFNVFLIPGFLFGAEILPQQLDQWAEYIKFSFNSAAAFKGMVDYEEKLKDYIEYEDQKNSYLLNILFYLRAQAEFRVLRLIKDVPPSRLDLLRITTAQVREAAQSFFKDSSQWNIDLQSIYFLIPLEVGNKSQEYKKLLDIYDSILSNRPLSYANLIDQFLGTARVYRFEKFNNYNIKLGRGDWETGLAFAVVRQNLFLNYLRRLNLIQGGKLMDYDALKVEGEMRNYLKEMGYGEQEAALFLLGYLVGQIGSAQRRQGVSKAILNKLNYQGMDRNQLVRLTNEVFDKLRQYKILPYNEIVLGEAKRLLDKNYHAWKLSDQENVFFLLSGYSYATVKGIEAAQEKKAAGGEDYEEGTEAAEGL, encoded by the coding sequence ATGCTAGAAGCAATGCGAGATCTAGGTAGCATTGCGGCGTCAGGCAAAGGCGCCGATTTTGTGACCGCCTTGACCCAGCCGTTGGCCGTGGAAAAAGAGGGCAAGAAGCAGTATGTGATGATCCTAGACCTCGATTTGTCAGCAGGGAGGGTTAGCTTGGTTCCGGAAGAGATTTCAGACTCGACGGCTGACAAGTACCTATGGGTGGGCAACGCCGATGGCTCCAGCAGCCCCCAATGGTATCCAACCACCGACAACTTAAACTTTTTGGTTTCCCAAACTGTGCCCAACCTTCTTCGTAAGTTTGACGCTACTGGCACGCTGATAGAGCGGGTAGCCCAAGAGCTATTACATCGGTTTTTTTATGACCTGGGGCCACAGAGCGGCGCGCAAAACCGCTATCGCTGGGTCCTGCACTTAGGCAAAGTCTTGGATCCAAGCTTGCTTTGCTCCAAGGACAAGGGGTACCAGGAGTGGCAGCAGGCGGGTGGGGACCCGGACCGCTTTATGGCGTTGCTCTACCGATCAGTGGACAAGAACGCCAAGAAAATGGTGGACAAGGTGAAGACAATCCTGGAGGCAGTGGTCGAAAGGGCTACCGGGATATCGGCTAAAAAGGAAATCCGGCTGTGGGTTTTGGCCGTCAACGGCACTCCCCTTGCCAGTTATGAGGATTATGCGCCGGTTGTGGCTCAAGATAAGGTGGAGGCTTTTTACCAAGACCAGTCCGAGTCGAGGGATGATTTGCTTTGTTCTGCCTGCGGTCGGCGCGCCCGGGTTACCGCCAACACCACCCGGCTAAAGTTTAAATATTACATAACCGATAAAGTCGGGTTTTCCTCAGATCTTAGCGGCAAATTCTTTCGCAATTTCACTCTCTGCGCTCAATGCTATAAGGCGCTGCTGGCAGCGGAAAGCTATACGGCCAAAAAGCTGGGTACCCGGCTGGCCGGCTTCAATGTCTTCCTGATTCCTGGATTCCTATTTGGAGCAGAAATTCTGCCCCAACAGCTTGACCAGTGGGCGGAGTACATTAAGTTTAGCTTCAACTCAGCCGCAGCCTTCAAGGGCATGGTTGATTATGAGGAGAAGCTTAAGGATTATATTGAGTATGAAGACCAAAAGAACAGTTATCTTCTCAACATTCTCTTCTACTTAAGAGCGCAGGCAGAATTCCGGGTGCTAAGGCTGATCAAGGACGTGCCTCCATCTCGCCTAGACCTGCTCCGCATTACCACTGCCCAGGTTAGAGAGGCGGCTCAGTCCTTCTTTAAGGATTCGTCTCAGTGGAACATCGATCTGCAGTCCATCTATTTCCTGATTCCACTGGAGGTCGGCAATAAGAGTCAGGAATATAAGAAACTGCTTGATATCTATGATAGCATCCTCTCCAACCGCCCTTTAAGCTATGCTAACTTGATTGACCAATTCTTGGGGACAGCTAGGGTTTACCGTTTTGAGAAGTTTAATAACTACAATATCAAGCTTGGAAGAGGTGACTGGGAGACTGGGCTAGCTTTTGCCGTGGTGCGCCAAAACTTGTTCCTAAATTACCTGCGGCGCCTGAATTTAATTCAAGGGGGAAAGCTTATGGACTATGATGCCCTGAAGGTAGAAGGGGAAATGAGGAATTACCTAAAGGAGATGGGCTACGGGGAACAGGAAGCTGCTCTGTTCTTGCTCGGTTACCTGGTGGGGCAAATAGGCAGCGCCCAGCGACGGCAAGGGGTTAGCAAGGCCATCCTCAATAAGCTCAATTACCAGGGCATGGACCGCAACCAGCTGGTAAGGTTGACTAACGAGGTTTTCGACAAGCTGCGCCAGTACAAGATCTTGCCGTATAACGAGATAGTGCTAGGCGAGGCTAAACGCCTGCTAGACAAGAATTACCATGCTTGGAAGCTTTCCGATCAGGAAAATGTATTCTTCCTGCTTTCCGGCTACTCTTATGCCACCGTCAAGGGTATTGAAGCAGCCCAGGAGAAGAAAGCTGCTGGCGGTGAGGATTATGAGGAGGGGACTGAAGCAGCAGAGGGCCTATAG
- the cas7b gene encoding type I-B CRISPR-associated protein Cas7/Csh2 produces MKAEGKLNNSEILFIYDAKLCNPNGDPDDENRPRMDYERGRNLVSDVRLKRYIRDYFQDCFEADPTKGIFVSKVEGKTVNATERLRALLGKQAGPSDIPRILESLIDVRLFGATMPIKGEGGRGGTSIRFTGPVQFNWGYSLNRAELVDSSSITSHFAAEEGKEQGTIGKDYRVYFSLIGFHGIISGIRAQETNLTMEDIHLLDQAMIKAIPLQATRSKIGQYPRLYIRVEYNDALSIIGDFRDLVHLQETEGLRDITECELVVDDLLNQLSAKSDAIKQIYFWHDEKLALSYQGKRGRLEELVGGELEGKLVRLS; encoded by the coding sequence ATGAAAGCTGAGGGCAAGCTCAACAACAGTGAGATTCTCTTTATCTACGATGCCAAGCTTTGTAACCCTAATGGTGATCCTGACGATGAAAACCGCCCGCGCATGGATTACGAGCGGGGCCGCAACTTAGTCAGCGATGTTCGGCTCAAGCGCTACATAAGGGATTATTTCCAAGATTGCTTTGAAGCTGACCCTACGAAAGGGATCTTTGTATCCAAGGTAGAAGGTAAGACCGTCAATGCCACCGAACGTCTTAGAGCATTGTTAGGTAAACAAGCAGGTCCCAGCGACATTCCCAGGATCCTTGAGTCTCTGATTGACGTTAGGCTATTTGGCGCCACCATGCCGATTAAAGGCGAGGGTGGCCGCGGCGGCACCTCCATCCGGTTCACCGGGCCAGTACAGTTTAACTGGGGCTATTCCTTAAACCGAGCCGAGCTGGTGGATTCCTCCAGCATCACTTCTCACTTCGCTGCCGAAGAAGGTAAAGAGCAGGGAACCATAGGTAAGGACTACCGGGTATATTTCTCCCTTATCGGTTTTCACGGCATTATAAGCGGTATCCGAGCCCAGGAGACCAATCTGACTATGGAGGATATTCATCTCTTGGACCAGGCCATGATTAAGGCCATCCCCCTCCAGGCCACCCGCAGCAAGATCGGCCAATACCCCCGGCTGTATATACGGGTCGAGTACAATGACGCCTTGAGCATTATTGGCGATTTCCGGGATCTGGTGCATTTGCAAGAAACTGAGGGACTTCGGGATATAACTGAGTGCGAGTTGGTTGTTGACGACTTGTTGAATCAACTATCTGCCAAGAGCGATGCTATTAAACAAATCTACTTCTGGCATGACGAGAAGCTAGCCCTCAGCTACCAAGGGAAACGGGGCAGGCTAGAGGAGCTGGTGGGAGGCGAGCTTGAGGGCAAGCTGGTTCGCCTTTCTTAA